aagcttcatttcaagacgaaacgggtcaggacagttcgaaaaatagagaacgaaaaaaatttcattcgaTTCgttcgaaaaaaattttaaaaattaaaaaacatcatccacgcttcattttGAACGACCGACCCAGGACAGGATGAAAAATAGAggacacaaaaaaaatttcattcctatccgtacaaacccgaccccagttagaaaattcaaaaataaatgcaaaaaaattttaaaaattaaaaaacatcatccaggcctcatttcaagaagaaacgggtgaggacaggccgaaaaatagagaacaaaaaaaatttcattcctatccgtttcaagacgaaacgggtcaggacagttcgaaaaatagagaacgaaaaaaatttcattccgatccgttcgaacacgacccgagttagaaaattcaaaaataaacgcaaaaaaattttaaaaattaaaaaacatcatccaggcttcatttcaaggagaaacgagtcaagacaggccgaaaaatagagaacaaaaaaaatttcattcctatccgtacaaacccgacccgagttagaaaattcaataataaatgtaaaaaaattttcaaaattaaaaaacatcatccaggcttcatttcaagatgaaacgggtgaggacaggccgaaaaatagagaagaaaaaaaatttcattcctatccgtttgaacccgaaaagaaaatccgaaaaaaaatcgtcgaaaaaaattttaaaaattaaaaaacgtcatccacgcttcatttcaagaagaaacaagtcaggacaggccgaaaaatagagaacaaaaaaaatttcattcttatccgaccgaaccctacccgagttagaaaattcaaaaataaacgcaaaaaatttttaaaaattaaaaaatatcatccaggcttcatttcatgaagaaactagtcaggacaggccgaaaaatagagaacaacaaaaatttcattcctatccgtaaaAACCCGACCccacttagaaaattcaaaaataaatgcaaaaaaattttaaaaattaaaaaacatcatccaggccacatttcaagaagaaacgggtgaggacaggccaaaaaatagagaacaaaaaaaatatcattcctatccgtttcaagacgaaacgggtcaggacagttcgaaaaatagagaacgaaaaaaatttcattccgatccgttcgaacccgacccgagttagaaattcaaaaataaacgcaaaaaaattttaaaaattaaaaaacatcatccaggcttcatttcaagaagaaacgagtcaggacaggccgaaaaatagagaacaacaaaaatttcattcctatccgtaaaAACCCGACCccacttagaaaattcaaaaataaatgcaaaaaaattttaaaaattaaaaaacatcatccaggcctcatttcaagaagaaacgggtgaggacaggccaaaaaatagagaacaaaaaaaatttcattcgtatccgtttcaagacgaaacgggtcaggacagttcgaaaaatagagaacgaaaaaaatttcattccgatccgttcgaacccgacccgagttagaaattcaaaaataaacgcaaaaaaattttaaaaattaaaaaacatcatccaggcttcatttcaagaagaaacgactcaggacaggccgaaaaatagagaacaaaaaaaatttcattcctatccatacaaacccgacccgagttagaaaattcaaaaataaatgcaaaaaaattttaaaaattaaaacacatcatccaggctacatttcaagaagaaacaggtcatgacaggccgaaaaatacagaacaaaaaaaaatttcattccgatccgtccgaacccgacccgagttagaaaattcaaaaataaaagcaaaaaaattttaaaaattaaaaaacatcatccaggcttcatttcaagacgaatcgggtcaggacaggccgaaaaatagagaacgaaaaaaatttcattcctatccgttcgaacccgacccgagttagaaaattcaaaaataaacgcaaaaaaatttaaaaaattaaaaaacatcatccaggcttcatttcaaggagaaacgagtcaagacaggccgaaaaatagagaacaaaaaaaatttcattcctatccgtacaaacccgacccgagttagaaaattcaataataaatgtaaaaaaattttaaaaattaaaaaacatcatccaggcttcatttcaagatgaaacgggtgaggacaggccgaaaaatagagaagaaaaaaaatttcattcctatccgtttgaacccgacccgagttagaaaattcataaataaaagcaaaaaaattttaaaaattaaaaaacctagtccaagcttcatttcaagacgaaacgggtcaggacagttcgaaaaatagagaacgaaaaaaatttcattacgATTCgttcgaaaaaaattttaaaaattaaaaaacgtcatccacgcttcatttcaagaagaaacgagtcaggacaggccgaaaaatagagaacaaaaaaaatttcattcttaccCGAccgaaccctacccgagttagaaaattcaaaaataaacgcaaaaaatttttaaaaattaaaaaatatcatccaggcttcatttcatgaagaaactagtcaggacaggccgaaaaatagagaacaacaaaaatttcattcctatccgtaaaAACCCGACCccacttagaaaattcaaaaataaatgcaaaaaaattttaaaaattaaaaaacatcatccaggccacatttcaagaagaaacgggtgaggacaggccaaaaaatagagaacaaaaaaaatatcattcctatccgtttcaagacgaaacgggtcaggacagttcgaaaaatagagaacgaaaaaaatttcattccgatccgttcgaacccgacccgagttagaaattcaaaaataaacgcaaaaaaattttaaaaattaaaaaacatcatccaggcttcatttcaagaagaaacgagtcaggacaggccgaaaaatagagaacaaaaaaaatttcattcctatccgatacaaacccgaccccgagtatagaaaattcaaaaaataaatgcaaaaaaattttttaaaaattaaaaccatcatccagggcctcatttcaagaaggaAACGGGTGGAACAGCCgaaaaataagagaatcaaaaaaaatttcattcctatccgtacaaaccgaaccccagttagaaaattcaaaaataaatgcaaaaaaaaattttaaaaattaaaaaaacatcatccaggcctcatttccaagaagaaacgggtgaggaacaggccgaaaaataagagaacaaaaaaaaatttcattcctattccgttcgaacctgacccgagttagaaaattcaaaaataaatgcaaaaaaattttaaaaattaaaaaacatcatccaggcctcatttcaagaagaaacgggtgaggacaggccgaaaaatagagaacaaaaaaaatttcattcctatccgttcgaatccgacccgagttagaaaattcaaaaataaacgcaaaaaaattttaaaaattaaaaaacatcatccaggcttcatttcaataagaaacgggtcaggacaggccgaaaagtagataagaaaaaaaattttcttcctatcccttcgaaccaaacccgagttagaaaattcaaaaataaatgcaaaataattctaaaaattaaaaaaccatatCCAgacttaatttcaagacgaaacgggtcagaaaatgccgaaaaatagagaacaaaaaaaatttcattccaatccgatcgaacccgacccgagttagaaaattcaaaaataaatgcaaaaaatttttaaaaattaaaaaacaccgtccaggcttcatttcatgaagaaactagtcaggacaggctgaaaaatagagaacaacaaaaatttcattcctatccgtacaaacccgaccccagttagaaaattcaaaaataaatgcaaaaaaattttaaaaattaaaNNNNNNNNNNNNNNNNNNNNNNNNNNNNNNNNNNNNNNNNNNNNNNNNNNNNNNNNNNNNNNNNNNNNNNNNNNNNNNNNNNNNNNNNNNNNNNNNNNNNNNNNNNNNNNNNNNNNNNNNNNNNNNNNNNNNNNNNNNNNNNNNNNNNNNNNNNNNNNNNNNNNNNNNNNNNNNNNNNNNNNNNNNNNNNNNNNNNNNNNNNNNNNNNNNNNNNNNNNNNNNNNNNNNNNNNNNNNNNNNNNNNNNNNNNNNNNNNNNNNNNNNNNNNNNNNNNNNNNNNNNNNNNNNNNNNNNNNNNNNNNNNNNNNNNNNNNNNNNNNNNNNNNNNNNNNNNNNNNNNNNNNNNNNNNNNNNNNNNNNNNNNNNNNNNNNNNNNNNNNNNNNNNNNNNNNNNNNNNNNNNNNNNNNNNNNNNNNNNNNNNNNNNNNNNNNNNNNNNNNNNNNNNNNNNNNNNNNNNNNNNNNNNNNNNNNNNNNNNNNNNNNNNNNNNNNNNNNNNNNNNNNNNNNNNNNNNNNNNNNNNNNNNNNNNNNNNNNNNNNNNNNNNNNNNNNNNNNNNNNNNNNNNNNNNNNNNNNNNNNNNNNNNNNNNNNNNNNNNNNNNNNNNNNNNNNNNNNNNNNNNNNNNNNNNNNNNNNNNNNNNNNNNNNNNNNNNNNNNNNNNNNNNNNNNNNNNNNNNNNNNNNNNNNNNNNNNNNNNNNNNNNNNNNNNNNNNNNNNNNNNNNNNNNNNNNNNNNNNNNNNNNNNNNNNNNNNNNNNNNNNNNNNNNNNNNNNNNNNNNNNNNNNNNNNNNNNNNNNNNNNNNNNNNNNNNNNNNNNNNNNNNNNNNNNNNNNNNNNNNNNNNNNNNNNNNNNNNNNNNNNNNNNNNNNNNNNNNNNNNNNNNNNNNNNNNNNNNNNNNNNNNNNNNNNNNNNNNNNNNNNNNNNNNNNNNNNNNNNNNNNNNNNNNNNNNNNNNNNNNNNNNNNNNNNNNNNNNNNNNNNNNNNNNNNNNNNNNNNNNGCCATTCAGCCTCTCTCTTTGGAGAACCTATGAATATCAGCAGAGAAATCAGAACATTACCATCTTCATCTAAGTGAATGGATTATGTGAATAGGTCCACAAGATTATGAAACTAACCTTCATATCTTCTACAAATGAAGGAAAGCCCCCAATCGACATGAATGttacaaaaccaaacacaaaagatGCACATGAACCCCTTGCCTGCACCAtatcaagtaaaaaaagaaagaaatcttaGTAAAGGATTGAATTTGAGCTTCCTCATGCTTATGGTTATTTATTAGTTGGTTTCAACACATCATTTCATGGACTTCTTGTCAAATAGAAGTGGCATATGAGAGGGATTATCGCCctcaaattttctataaaaagcTCAAGCTTTTTCTTCATGTATCCTTGTCTCAACTTCTCCATTCACTACTTTTAGATATAAGTAATTGCAGCTGTCACTCAGATTAAATAgtgaaagggaaagaaaagaacaaacaGAAGTACCAGAATTGAAGTGTAGCTTGTCCCGACATTCAAATAGATGGTCCCGATGCAGATAGTGACTACAATGTAAATTGCAAGCCTAAGCCAGTAATATCCAAAGTCCCTTGACATGTTGACAAATGAACGCTTGGTTAAGGTAAAGGCTTGCATCAAGAAACTTGCCTGACTACCTCCTGAATCCAGAACAGTTCCTCTCTGtatcatttgcaaaaaattgCAGCTCTCAATATAGCATTCCAATATCATTACAATGTTTACCACAAATGCCCATAAAAAATCATGCTGCCAATGATCAACTTACAACTTTGGATATCTCCTGAACTTTTTCTCTCACTGCATAGTAGTACTGAGAGGTATGGTAATATTCAATAAGTGTTCGGATAGCTTCAGCTGTGGTAATCTTCTCTAGAGGATCATCAGTTGCCTCAAACTGAGCAGAAACCAAATTTAAAGCCACAGTTAGTAAAGGAACAAAAGTAGAAAGCAAAGTGCAGCCTTACCAACCCCCTCACCCCCAAGAGGAGGGGCTCAGATATTATGATGCATTTCCAATTCTCACCATAACCACTGATGACAACCAAACTATGCCCATCTCCACACTATATTAAACTCTACCACCCAGCCCCCTTAATGCCCAATTCCACACCGGCAACCATCACCAGTACCACCTAATCATTTTTCCTCCATGATTATACTGTTTGCTGTCACTATCTTTACTCTTTTACACTACCACCACCAGTGTTGCATGGGTGAACACATTAACGCATTGTGTGCACTGCAAGCTAAGAGTAGTAATAACTTCTAATGACTGAATTACAATAACATTTATAGCTACTAATATGTATATAATtcaaagcaaaagaagaaaaatgtcatACCCGCAGTTTCATGGATCCTTTCAGAGTGGCCTTAACTTTATCAAAGTCAGAATTGATGCATCTAAGGAAGTGATCAGATGGGTTCCTCAAAGTGGGGCAGGGGAACCCAGCTTGTGCAAAGAACTGCAAACACCTGCCTACATAAGAGCTCCATTCctacaaaaaatcaaatgtgTGTAATGCAAAGGGAGAGAGTTCCCACCTCGTATGCTTCTGAAGCCTGGCCAAAATAAACAGTTTTGCCCCCAGAAAGCAAGTACAATTGATCAAATAGTTCAAAGACTTCACTGCTTGGCTGGTGAATTGAGGCTATGACGGTTCTCCCATCTCTTGACAGACTACGTAATGTTTGTGTAACAAAAAAAGCTGAAGCACTGCGGTAAAACCAAAGTAATTTAGAAACATATAGCAAGAGTTTTGTAGACAATGGtaataaattcttaaaaagaaaaataaaattgacaggACAGATAGTATATAggatattataatattttctataaaaataaagtcaaactacatacattaatataattttagacCATCATATAgacaaagaacataaaaaagATACCAGCCAACGGCCAAGAAGATGACAATATTGACTGTTATGGATATCTATCAAGGTTCATTTTACTACTAGCACTACAATAATTGTACTGTAAGCCTAATTTGTACTACTATAATATAGGTTTAGTCTACTGTTAGTTTTGAAATAGCTGAAGATTTCATATGATGTTGTTGTGAGTGTAGCCAATAATAGTAGATTTatgcaaataaaagaaaaaagaaaaatataagaaacgaTCACATTAGGAACACAAAGATCTACATGGTTCAGCCTTAGGCCACGACATTGAGGTGAAAGTTTCACTATGAAAATAGATTGATTACAAAAATGTCACAAAGGCTGTCATACCACCCATACACCAAATACACCCAAGGAGCTCTTTCTCATCACAAGAATTTCTAATTCTCTAAATCTGTTATGCAAAAGACCAAAGTTGTCTGTGTTTCGTAAAACTAAGTATggcctaatatatatatatatatatatatatatagtactttGATCGATTTTGGAAAGCTTGTCTTACACCAAAAAGTAATAAAGAATACAATTTGAAATCCAAAGCTTAGCCATATAAGGAAAGGCTATAACCCCAAGTGACGCGCTCACGTGCATTTATTCAAGCCACCAATCAACAGTTAGCCTAGGGTTAATCTTTCTATATAGACCCCAAGTGAGCATGTTATAAATGAGCAATTCAACATAGTAAAGATTTAGCCACTTAATGCTTTCTATTGTGGACATAGGTCATCAAATCTAACCATGTCAATTCTAGTTTCACTCTCTATCccacaaaataaattctaacaTGATAACTGAGCTCAACCCCTTTTTAGTTCCCCAATGGCTGCCAACATGCTCACTTACCACATCACAAATCTGTCCTTGgcctattttattttaacaccTGCGAAACTATCCTCAAATGATGTCTTTCCGGAAAATGGCGTCACTCTCCTTTGATTGTCAGATTCTGAATCCTCCAACAACCATTTGTCACTAACCACCACTACACCTAGTATTTGTCTCGTGTTTGCCATCCTTAAGCCATTGTCACTCAAGTCAAGCCAAGTAATTCTTCTCCTACCATAGTAGCCATCCATAGGTCACTAGTGCAACCATCCTAGCTCTAGCCAATAGTAGTCATCTTCTAGCTTCCATCTATTGCAACCGTCAATGTTCACTGCTATCAATAGCTATCCCATGCATTCCACCTCACATCATTCTTAATCCATTCTACATTTGATCTGATTCTGCATGATCACACTCTTCTACACGATCACACTTTCTTTCCAAACTCATGGTATCCTTTGAGGAGGATTTTACAGATATTTAGCTAGGTAGTATTACTAGTACAACAATACTTGTATTGGAAGCCTAACTTTTACTACGTCCTAAGGTTAGTCTATCGTTAGCCTAGGTTTATTTTCTCCATATATACTCTCAATGGGCTCATTCTAACGGAACAAGTAAACATAGTTTAGTTGTAACCATTTATGATCTTCTGCTACGGACCAAACTACTCTAATTTTGCTTCCactctatttttctctcttttccctctCATTGTCAATGCCAACATAAAATCTAACACtagctatatataaaaaatttatgggtGAACAATACTTTTGGTCCCTTAAATTTGTGATTAATTCAATTTTTGGTCTTTCAAATTCACAAAGTTAAGATTTGGTCcctagaattaaaaaataataaaagaacaaCTCATCCCACTGTCTATGGGTTCGGTTAGATTTTATCCTTTAAATATGAGCTTTGGTTTAAATTTGGTCTCTCAAAATTGGGATGTCTCAATATCTGTTTGTCACACAAGCAGAAAATAGATGGAGGGATAAAATCTGAACTTCTTAAATTTCAGGGACTAAACTCAAACCTATGCCAAATTTCAAGggacaaaaattataatattaacaAAGAATTAATTTGGGAAAATACCAAACACATGGGTTCTATCTACTTCTAAAAGGTAGAAGGTAAAACAATTGATAAAACAGAATTGTAATTCTACAATGTGGTATTTGCAATAGTAATGAATTCGTAGTACACatgaattaaaaatatataaatatataagagaAGCAGAAGACGACAAGACAACACTGACATTGTCTAGTTctcttctaaaaatatataaatatataaaactaaaaacagagGCACTCTgcacttccaaaaaaaaaattggcaataacATGGAGAGTAAAGCTTTTAGAGTTTAACCTATCAAGTCCACTAGTTGGCTCGTCCAGGAAGAGCAATCTGGGTCTCATCAGGATCTCAAGAGCAATACTGACTCTTCGTTTCTCTCCTCCACTGATTCCACGCAAATGCCAGTTTCCTACAACTGTGTCAGCACAATCTTGGAGACCCATCTCTATGATGGTACTCTCAACCAGTGCACGCTTCTCTGACCAAGGCATCTTATCAGGGAGACGCAGGCGAGCTGAATATGAAATCGTCTCCCGTACTGTTAGAGTGCCAATCAAGTTGTCATCTTGAGTCACATAGGCCTGAGTTTACATCACATAATAACATCACCATTAATAGCCTGCTTGGTAGGCGTTAGATTAAATTCGCCCTTCTCTAATGGCTTAATCTTTTAGAACAATCAATAATGTATAActttaaacttttggaacaatCAATCCACAATTTATCAATAACCATAACAAGCATGATAtaaacacacccacacaaaGCAGCCAAACCAAGACAAATCTAtaggttttaagttttaaccacAATAAGGTAACAATGAAAACACACACTTTTTCCTCTTGGAAACTAAAGAAAAACTCACTGCAGTCCCGAAAGAGAGCTTTGTTTTGCGACCATTGAGGAGTATGGTACCAGAAAGGAAGGCGTTGGCAGCAAGACGACTAGAAAGAGCATCAAGCAACGTAGATTTGCCAGAACCAGAAGGACCCATGAGGGCAGTGAGGGTTCCAGGTTCAGCATAACCAGTGAGTCCTTCCAAAACCTTTTGAGTGTCTCCATTACTGAGACTGACCATCACAGTCAGATCCTTCCAAGTGAGCCTCGCTGACACGTCTCCTACAAACTCTGTGTTAGCTTTGTCCCTCCAAAGAGTCTCACTCAGAGGGCTTAACCCTGCTACCATCCCATTATTCACTGATGGTTTGTTTGCCTCTATCTCCCTCATCTCATAATTTGCTCCATAGTTGCTCATCTTCTCTCTATATCACTCGATCagttgtgtatatatatatctcttcaAAACCAAAAGTTGCCCGCCAGAAAGGTTTTTACAACACAATATAGAAAGCTCTAAATGGATGTCAAGTATTTATGGCAAAGCACAGCTGGTTATCTATAAAGAAAGActatataagaaagaaagaaatatggaGAGAGAAGTGCTATTGAGCAAAAAGTTGTGAAGTTGTAAAGGAGGAAGAAATGGGAATTGAATGAGGGAGGGTTGTAATTTGTGAATTTGactgaaggaagaaaaaaaaaccaatcaggAAGAGACAAGAGAGGTAACCCATGCAAAAACGGCCATAAGAAAAGCTTGCTTTTTTGTGTGACAAACTGACGAGAGGAAGCTCTAgctaatattttcttttttttcctcagaatgagtagaaaattataaatttataatcccCATTCCTCATTGCCTTAGCCCTTTAGATCCTCAAAGCAGTGACAGAAGCAAATTAATTTGAAAGAAAGGAAGATAGAGATAGATTTAGTTGGaagatgaatatttttttttttttttttttgatggaatagTGGGAAAATGATTTGTCATATTTTTATTGTCACAATTAATGAACATTGGTGGATGTTGGTAGAGGCATTTAATACCAGAACCGACCCGTATTAACATTCGCCAATTTGGTTCCCTCCCTTACATTGGCATTGATTTGACAtacttttatataataataataatgataatataaaAAGCAAATCAgacatctttctttttttcattttttaaaattatcgTTTCATTATCAATGATATACACCACTTCATACCATTCAATATTTATAACTTTTAAATTGAGGGCtctacatttttcaaaaatattgacACTTTACGTATGATATAAAATAGTGTGAGATTGTTAGagatataacattttaaaaagaacaataataatgcattaaaaaatttagaattataaattatttcatagctttttattataattgttcAAGAACTGTGatgtaacaaaatataaataattgagaaaaaaaatagttaatacatatataaatgataGACAAccacttaaatttattatatcaaattgtgaaaaataatttgtaaaatagtatgaGATAGTAATaccaattaactaaaaataGAGTCGTTTGGTTTTTTTGTATATTGTACAGAGCATATCGCCACATCTACATGGAAAAGATAAAACGGAACAGAATATAGGAACTACTTtttatgaagagagagagagagagatagagagataatACTAGCGTGTCCTAGATAGAGCCCAACTGTAAGCTATCTGCTCAATCAATACAAGTAGTTAATAGTTAGTAGATGAATAAAATGGACGGGTCATGGACGGAGGTATTATTGGACTTTGGGGGGCAATCCccccttatttttttaataaaaaatattagtatatatatagatactaattttagtaattttatttaataaaattacattttgtcctcttaaaaatatcattgattcttttaagagtaatgctacattgacaaacttttttataacagttttacaaactattgagtTAGTAAATTCTTACTGGTTTACATCTAAGCCCATCAGttacatcatttttttcacTTACCAATAACTGCTCATTACATTagtaatttataaaacaaacaacccaacaaaaattacaagtagCAAATTTAAAAGACATTAAAcccaatcaaccaattttacataaaacaaacaacctgaccctttataaaattttaaacaaaataattttgtccttactCTAAATGTATTAAAGAcaccaaaaattattattaaaaaaaaaaaaaaaaaaacaaaaaacttcaATGACTAAGCAATCGCAGAGCCAAAGGCCAAAGCCACTATGGTTAGAAGCAAAGCCGCCCCCCTTA
The Quercus lobata isolate SW786 chromosome 10, ValleyOak3.0 Primary Assembly, whole genome shotgun sequence DNA segment above includes these coding regions:
- the LOC115964690 gene encoding ABC transporter G family member 11-like, with the protein product MSNYGANYEMREIEANKPSVNNGMVAGLSPLSETLWRDKANTEFVGDVSARLTWKDLTVMVSLSNGDTQKVLEGLTGYAEPGTLTALMGPSGSGKSTLLDALSSRLAANAFLSGTILLNGRKTKLSFGTAAYVTQDDNLIGTLTVRETISYSARLRLPDKMPWSEKRALVESTIIEMGLQDCADTVVGNWHLRGISGGEKRRVSIALEILMRPRLLFLDEPTSGLDSASAFFVTQTLRSLSRDGRTVIASIHQPSSEVFELFDQLYLLSGGKTVYFGQASEAYEFFAQAGFPCPTLRNPSDHFLRCINSDFDKVKATLKGSMKLRFEATDDPLEKITTAEAIRTLIEYYHTSQYYYAVREKVQEISKVRGTVLDSGGSQASFLMQAFTLTKRSFVNMSRDFGYYWLRLAIYIVVTICIGTIYLNVGTSYTSILARGSCASFVFGFVTFMSIGGFPSFVEDMKVLQRERLNVNMATKNVVANLSKREKLEGTNYDMWHRKIQYLLNDQEVLEILTNVMM